The following are encoded in a window of Pseudomonas sp. JQ170C genomic DNA:
- the mnmE gene encoding tRNA uridine-5-carboxymethylaminomethyl(34) synthesis GTPase MnmE, giving the protein MNTVRETITAIATAQGRGGVGIVRLSGPLAKQAGVAICGRELTPRHAHYGPFRAEDGLVLDEGIALFFPGPNSFTGEDVLELQGHGGPVVLDMLLQRCVQLGCRLARPGEFSERAFLNDKLDLAQAEAIADLIEASSAQAARNALRSLQGEFSRRVDNLTEKLISLRIYVEAAIDFPEEEIDFLADGHVLSMLDDVRANLSTVQREAGQGALLRDGMTVVIAGRPNAGKSSLLNVLAGREAAIVTDIAGTTRDILREHIHIDGMPLHVVDTAGLRDTDDHVEKIGVERALKAINEADRVLLVVDSTAPEASDPFALWPEFLDLRPDPAKVTLIRNKADLSGKTIAMEQSEDGHVTITLSAKDTDMGLELLREHLKACMGYEQTAESSFSARRRHLEALRQASTHLEHGRAQLTLAGAGELLAEDLRQAQQALGEITGAFSSDDLLGRIFSSFCIGK; this is encoded by the coding sequence ATGAACACTGTGCGTGAAACCATTACCGCCATTGCTACCGCCCAGGGACGTGGGGGAGTGGGGATCGTGCGGCTTTCCGGGCCCCTGGCAAAGCAGGCCGGGGTTGCGATCTGCGGGCGGGAACTGACGCCCCGGCATGCCCATTACGGTCCCTTCCGGGCTGAAGACGGCCTGGTCCTGGATGAAGGTATTGCCCTGTTCTTCCCCGGGCCAAACTCGTTCACCGGTGAAGATGTACTGGAACTTCAGGGCCATGGTGGTCCGGTGGTGCTGGATATGCTCCTGCAGCGCTGTGTACAACTGGGCTGTCGCCTGGCACGGCCGGGTGAATTCAGTGAGCGGGCGTTCCTCAATGACAAGCTCGATCTGGCCCAGGCCGAAGCTATCGCAGACTTGATCGAAGCCAGTTCCGCCCAGGCAGCCCGCAATGCCCTGCGTTCATTGCAGGGGGAATTCTCCCGTCGGGTGGATAACCTCACCGAGAAACTGATCAGCTTGCGTATCTACGTGGAAGCCGCCATCGACTTCCCCGAAGAAGAAATCGACTTCCTCGCCGATGGCCATGTACTGAGCATGCTCGATGATGTCCGTGCCAATTTATCCACAGTGCAGCGCGAAGCCGGACAGGGAGCGTTGCTTCGTGACGGTATGACCGTGGTTATCGCCGGGCGTCCGAATGCCGGTAAATCCAGTTTGCTCAACGTCCTGGCCGGGCGTGAAGCTGCCATCGTCACCGACATCGCCGGCACCACCCGTGACATTCTGCGCGAACATATCCACATCGATGGCATGCCGCTGCATGTGGTTGATACCGCAGGCCTGCGTGACACCGATGATCATGTAGAAAAAATCGGCGTGGAGCGCGCACTCAAAGCCATCAATGAGGCGGATCGGGTGCTTTTGGTGGTTGATTCGACGGCACCAGAGGCCAGCGACCCGTTTGCCTTGTGGCCAGAGTTCCTCGATCTGCGACCGGATCCTGCCAAGGTCACGCTGATCCGCAACAAGGCGGACCTCAGTGGCAAGACCATTGCAATGGAACAGAGTGAAGATGGCCACGTGACCATTACCCTGAGTGCCAAGGACACGGACATGGGCCTTGAGCTGCTGCGTGAACACCTCAAGGCCTGCATGGGTTATGAACAGACCGCCGAAAGCAGCTTCAGTGCGCGCAGAAGGCACCTGGAAGCGCTTCGTCAGGCCAGTACACATCTTGAGCACGGTCGGGCTCAGTTGACCCTGGCAGGTGCTGGAGAGCTGCTGGCCGAAGACCTTCGCCAGGCTCAACAGGCCCTGGGTGAGATCACCGGCGCCTTCAGCTCTGACGACCTGCTAGGTCGAATTTTCTCCAGCTTCTGCATCGGTAAGTAA
- the yidC gene encoding membrane protein insertase YidC: protein MDIKRTILIVALAIVSYVLVLNWNQDYGQAALPTQNTAASNVAPALPDTAQAGNTGASADVPSANAESSPAELAPVAVSKDLIRVKTDVLDLAIDPNGGDIAQLMLPKYPRRQDHPDIPFQLFDNGGERTYLAQSGLTGVNGPDARPSGRPLYAADQKTYQLADGQDQMVVDLKFSDNGVNYIKRFTFKRGEYDLTVTYLIDNQSAQPWTGNLFAQLKRDASSDPSSSTATGTATYLGAALWTSSEPYKKVSMKDIDKGNLKENVSGGWVAWLQHYFVTAWIPNKSDNNIVQTRKDSQGNYIIGFTGPALNVAAGAKAETSTVLYAGPKIQEKLKELSPGLELTVDYGILWFIAQPIFWLLQHIHSLLGNWGWSIIVLTMLIKLLFFPLSAASYKSMARMRAVAPKLAALKEQHGDDRQKMSQAMMELYKKEKINPLGGCLPILVQMPVFLSLYWVLLESVEMRQAPWMFWITDLSIKDPFFILPIIMGATMFIQQQLNPTPPDPMQAKVMKLMPIIFTFFFLWFPAGLVLYWVVNNCLSIAQQWYITRSIEKATSKAAA, encoded by the coding sequence ATGGATATTAAACGCACGATCCTGATCGTCGCCCTGGCAATCGTGTCCTACGTTTTGGTCCTTAATTGGAACCAGGACTACGGCCAAGCTGCCCTGCCGACTCAGAATACTGCTGCCAGCAACGTTGCCCCGGCACTCCCGGACACCGCGCAGGCCGGTAACACTGGCGCCAGCGCCGATGTGCCGAGCGCCAACGCTGAATCCAGCCCTGCCGAACTGGCTCCGGTTGCAGTCAGCAAGGACCTGATTCGGGTCAAGACTGATGTCCTGGACCTGGCTATCGATCCAAACGGCGGTGATATCGCCCAGCTGATGCTGCCCAAGTATCCGCGCCGTCAGGACCATCCGGACATTCCGTTCCAGCTGTTCGACAACGGCGGCGAGCGTACTTACCTGGCGCAAAGCGGCCTGACCGGCGTCAACGGTCCGGATGCACGCCCAAGTGGTCGTCCGCTGTACGCCGCTGATCAGAAAACCTATCAACTGGCCGATGGCCAGGATCAGATGGTCGTTGACCTGAAGTTCAGCGATAACGGTGTCAACTACATCAAGCGCTTTACCTTCAAGCGCGGTGAGTACGACCTGACCGTTACCTACCTGATCGACAACCAGAGCGCTCAGCCCTGGACCGGTAACCTGTTTGCGCAACTCAAGCGTGACGCGAGCTCGGATCCTTCCTCGAGCACCGCAACCGGTACTGCTACCTACCTGGGTGCAGCCCTGTGGACAAGTTCGGAGCCCTACAAAAAGGTGTCGATGAAAGACATCGACAAGGGAAATCTGAAAGAAAATGTTTCCGGTGGCTGGGTAGCCTGGCTGCAGCACTACTTCGTTACCGCCTGGATTCCGAACAAGTCTGACAACAACATCGTTCAGACCCGCAAGGACAGCCAGGGCAACTACATCATTGGCTTCACCGGTCCTGCGCTTAACGTAGCTGCCGGCGCCAAGGCTGAAACCAGCACCGTTCTCTACGCCGGTCCAAAGATTCAGGAGAAGCTCAAAGAGTTGTCCCCAGGTCTGGAACTGACCGTCGACTACGGCATCCTGTGGTTCATTGCCCAGCCAATCTTCTGGTTGTTGCAACATATCCACAGCCTGCTCGGCAACTGGGGCTGGTCGATCATCGTCCTGACCATGCTGATCAAGCTGCTGTTCTTCCCGCTGTCGGCCGCCAGCTACAAGTCGATGGCCCGCATGCGCGCAGTGGCACCGAAACTGGCTGCCCTGAAAGAGCAGCATGGCGATGACCGGCAGAAAATGTCGCAGGCCATGATGGAGCTGTACAAGAAAGAGAAGATCAACCCGCTGGGCGGCTGCTTGCCGATCCTGGTGCAGATGCCGGTCTTCCTCTCGCTGTACTGGGTTCTGCTGGAAAGCGTCGAGATGCGTCAGGCGCCATGGATGTTCTGGATCACTGACCTGTCGATCAAGGATCCGTTCTTCATCCTGCCGATCATCATGGGTGCAACCATGTTCATCCAGCAGCAGTTGAACCCGACTCCGCCGGATCCGATGCAGGCCAAGGTGATGAAGCTGATGCCGATCATCTTCACCTTCTTCTTCCTGTGGTTCCCTGCAGGTCTGGTGCTGTACTGGGTTGTGAACAACTGCCTGTCGATCGCACAGCAGTGGTACATCACCCGCAGCATCGAAAAGGCTACCAGTAAAGCCGCTGCATAA
- the yidD gene encoding membrane protein insertion efficiency factor YidD, whose product MRKLALVPIQFYRYAISPLMASHCRFYPSCSCYALEAIENHGLLRGGWLTVRRLGRCHPWNAGGFDPVPPAPSSRSSSIAE is encoded by the coding sequence ATGCGTAAACTGGCGCTCGTTCCGATCCAGTTTTACCGTTATGCCATTAGTCCTCTGATGGCCAGCCACTGTCGTTTCTACCCCAGTTGCTCCTGCTACGCGTTAGAAGCCATCGAAAACCATGGCCTTTTACGCGGTGGGTGGCTAACCGTTCGTCGCCTGGGGCGTTGTCATCCGTGGAATGCCGGCGGTTTTGACCCGGTTCCGCCAGCTCCCTCTTCCCGTTCTTCTTCGATAGCCGAGTAA